In Thermocrinis sp., the genomic window GAAGTAATCTTCAGATTGCCTACCGGCCCTTCGAGGAAAGGGAAAACCTCTTTTAGCCTTTTCCCTACATGAGATTGGGACGTAAGACCAACTATTTTTACCCTTGGATGTTTAAGAAGGATGTTTAGAAGTTCTACACCGGTGTATCCAGTAGCTCCATAGATGGCAACTTTTATCTCTTGCTCCATCTGTAGGCTTTTCTTGCCTTCATCAAGCCATACTTTTTGCGCTCTTTCTCTCTTGCGTCTCTTGTCAAGAGTCCAACTTTTTTGAGCGTCTGCCTATAATCTGGATTGTATTTCAAAATGGCTTTAGCGATTCCATACATTATAGCTTCAGCCTGAGAAGAGATACCACCACCTTCCACCGTAGCATATATACCAAACTTTCCTTCAAGACCTGTGATCTTTAGGGGGTATAGCACTTTGTAGTATAAGGTCTCCCTTTGGACGTAATCTTTTAAATTGAATTCCTTCTGGCTATCCTTTGCCTTTACTATTTGTTTGTTAGTGTTTTTCACAAGCCAAACCCTTGCAATGCTTTCTTTCCTTCTTCCTGTACCGTAAAAAGAGTTGTCAGGACTTATTGTAAAGTCTTTTAACTGTTTTATCATCCTTCAACCTCCAGTTTTTGGGGTTTTTGAGCTATGTATGGATGTTCTTGACCTACGACTATCTTTAATCTCTTTAGCATTCTGTGTCCTAGCTTATTTTTAGGTAGCATTCTTTTGACCGCCAGTCTAACAACTTCTTCCGGTTTGTTCTCCAACATCCACCCTAAGGTCCTCGCTTTATGTCCTCCGGGGTAGTTGGTATGAAAGTTATACACCTTCTTTTCCAGCTTATTGCCAGTCACCCTAACCTTTTCCGCATTCACAACTACCACAAAATCTCCACAATCTACATCTGGCTGATAGTAGGGTTTGTGTTTTCCGATAAGTATTTTTGCAATCTGACTTGCAAGCCTACCCAAAACCTTTCCTTCCGCATCTATAACCCACCAGTTACGCACCACATCTTCGGGTCTTACTCTGTATGTCTTCATCTTTCCACCTCTCAGAAAAATTTTCAAAGGCTAATATTTTATCACAAAGGGCGTACCTAAACAAAGTTCAGATACAGTTTTCTCTCTTCAGATACTGGTTTAACTCTTCTTTGTTGTAAAGTTCATTTTTCACGTATTCTACAACACAGGCAAGGGTCTTTGGTGGTGCGTACCCTGGTATCCTCAGAACGATTTCTCCTTTAGAATCGTAGAAGATTATATGAGGGTAAGCCCTTACGTTTAACATTCTGGCCAATTCCTCTTCTGTTGTTTCACCCTCTTTGCCGTCTATCCTATACCTTACTTTAGCATTGCTCTCCGCCAGCAATCTTAAAACGTCTATTCCTTCCACTGCACTTTTAAGTGTTGGATTGTTTTTTAGGTCTTTATCCAACTGCTTGCAGTATATACAGTTTTCACTCTCCACTACGAGCATAGCATAGTTGGACTTTGGGATAAGGTCTTTAACTTCTGAAGAGGTATTATTGCCCTTGCTTTGGCATGATAGGATAAAGATCGCCCATAATGTTAAAACAGTTAGTGCAACTTTCATAATTAAAAATATAAACCCTATGTCCTAAAAAAGTTTATAAATTAGCCTACTTATTATCTCCTCTTTTCTCATACTTAGCACAGCTTCTCCAAAGTTCAAGAAGCCAAACATTAAAAGGATTTTATCATCTATCAGCCTGCCTCTTCTGTTATTCTCTAAGATTTTTATAAGCTTTTTGAGATCTTCTTTTGCTTTGTTCTTTTGCAGTTTTCTGTCTTCTATCAATACTTCTAACATAAGTTTTTCAAGCGGTAAAACCATGTCCAAAAGTTTAGACGTTTGCTCCAGTATAGGGGGTGGATGTAGTCCCTCCCTGTGAAGGGTTCTCTTTATGAGATTAGCCCTAATGTGGCCTATGCCCTTAACTCCAGCTAAGGAAGCATAATCTACACTTACTCCAAACTTTACCGAGTGAGCTATGGAGAGAAGATCCAAATCATTCATTGAAATAAAACCGCTTTTTCGGAGCTCCCACAGTGTTCTTAAAAGATGCAGTGCTTCTGTTCCAAGGTAAGAAAACTCTCCCGGTGGATTTTTTAAGTTTGGATACTTAAAGGTTAGCCCTTCTGTGTAGAAAATAAACTGATGGGTGTTATCCTCAAAACAATTCTCACCACATAACGCCACTTTGCCTCTAACAAAATAATCGTCTTCTTTGAAGCTTTCTCCCTTTTTAACGAAGTCATAGAGGGTATCAAAACGTTTTGTGTAAAGAAGTGGTCTGATAGTAGCTTCTTTGGGAAGCTGAAGTTCTTGCCGACGGATAAACTCCTCTAACCTTGTAGGTGGCACACCGTTTTTTATACAAAAGGCGCCTTTTGGAGTGATGGAGTCTTTCTCAACGTAAAGCTTATGTTTTAAGAATCTTTCTACCTGTTGATACATATGATGGCTTACCTTTTTAAAGGAGTAAAATTTCTCCAAAAATCTTTTGTAGTTAGCACCTTCGTATAGATAGCCAAGTAAAATAAAGAAACTCAGTGCGTCTATACTTTTCTCTTTCTCCTCTTGTATGGTCGTTGTGAAACCCTTTGAGAATGCCTTTTGTATAAAGTCTTCCAGCATCTCCCTACTTCCTCCCTGAATGATGATGTGGGAGTAACCTTTTTCTTTCAGTCCAAGTCTTCCCACTCTTCCTTCCATCTGGAGTATATCAAGCTCATCTGGTATGCACATCCATTTTTTGTTTTTGAAAATTTTCACCAATATTAGCACTCGGTCTGCGGGAAGGTTGACCCCGTAAGCTAAGGTCTGCGTAGCTATTAAAAATCTCAGATCACCGTCTCTAAACTCTTTTTCAATAGCCTCCCTCTCTTCTTTTGGCACATCCGCGTTATGAAAGGCAATCTCAGGTTCCCTCTCTTCTGTCTTTTCAAAGGGTAAAGTTTGGTTCATTATGCCAATTTTCTCGTTGTTTGCAAGTTCTAAAAGGTTCCACCCTATCTGCTTTTGGGGCACGAAGAGAATAACCTTCTCGTCTGGTTTGCTAAGATGCCAGAGGGCATCCCATAGCTTCCCTAAAGCTTTATCCTTATCTCCTTTTATACCTACGAATTCACTTAAAGCATGATATTGCCTTTCCAAAGGAACAGGTCGCCATTGGCTTTTTATAAGCAAGCTGGCCTTTATCCATCTAGACAGCTCTTCAACCCCAGGCATGGTTGCGGAAAGACCCAAAAGCGCTATGTTTTTGTTTATGGCATAGACCAAAAGCTCCTCCAAAACCCACCTTTTTTTAATCTGGTGGATTTCATCTACCACTACTGCTTGAATATCTTTTGTCCATTTTGTGGAGTTTCTAAAGGCCTGAACTAAACTTTCGTATGTGCATACCACCACTTGTGCAGAGACATCCTTAAAGCTCTCAACTATTTTATCTCCAGTTCTAACATCTACCTTTTGGTAGAACCTACGAAGTTCTACGGCTTTCTCATAAACCAGTGCTTTTGTGGGAGCTGTATACACCTTTCGTCCTTCAAACTTTCTAAAAAATAGATAGGTGGTCAAGCTCTTTCCAGCAGAAGTGGGAGCGGATACTATCGCATTGCCAAAGTTGTAGGTGTGATAGAAAAGCGTCTGCAGAGGGTTAAGTAGAGTGTAAGGTATTCTCTCATCTACTTGATAAGCTGGTATCAAGTTAAGGGAACTAATTTTGGTTTCACCCTCCTTTCTATAAACCGCCTCACCGCTGGGCGGATTTAGTTTGAATGTGCTCTCTGGTAAAAGATAGAATGTTTGCATTTTTCTATGAAGTGGGAGAGTTTTCTTATAGCCTTTCCTCTGTGGGATAGGTCGTCCTTCTCCTCAGGGGGAAGCTCTGCAATGGTCTTTTCGTAACCAAGAGGCTTAAATATGGGATCATATCCAAAACCTGCTGAGCCTCTTGGACTCTCTGCGATCTCTCCGTGGCAAACCCCCTCCGCGAAGATATAAAACTCTTCACTTAACATTAAACAGATTACTGCTTTAAAGTAAGCCCTTCTGTCTTTGCTACCTTCCAGAAGTCTTAGCAGCTTTTTTATGTTTGCCTGGTCCTTGGAGTTTTGCACTTCTTCTTTACCGCCCCAGTCTAAGGAATAAAACCTGCTGGAGTATATACCAGGGTAGCCTTCCAAAGAAGGCACAACCAGTCCAGAATCGTCTGCAAGTGTTGGTATGCCATATCTTTTAAAGTAAGCAAGAGCCTTCAGATAAGCATTTTCCATAAAGGATTTACCACTTTCTTCCACCTCTATTTCCTCCTCTGGCTTTATTAACTCTATATTCAAGTGTCTGAGCATTCTGCTTATTTCTTCTATCTTTCCTCTGTTTTGGGTTGCAAGGAGTAATTTCATCAATTAAAATATATTAGCACGGGGTGTAGCTCAGGTGGGAGAGCGCTGGCTTTGGGAGCCAGAGGTCGCAGGTTCAAGTCCTGTCGCCCCGAGGGTCCGTAGCTCAGCTGGACAGAGCAAGGGATTTCTAATCCCTAGGTCGGGGGTTCGAGTCCCTCCGGACCCGCTTGTTTTTATCCACGGCTGGGGCTTTTCCTCTAAGGTTTTCAAAGGCCTTCCTGGCATAAATTTGGAACTTCCCCATCACGGAAGGTCCAATCTAACCAGCTTAAAACTTAAAGCGCTTGCAAAGGAAATGGCTCTGAAGATCCCAAAAGGTTCTATCTTGATCGGTTGGTCTCTGGGAGGAACCTTAGCCCTCTTGATAGCCTTTTTCTATCCCTCAAAAGTAAGTCATCTGGTGCTTATAGGTTCAACTGCCTGCTTTGGTTGTCTCTGGGAGAAGAGAGAACTAAGAGGTTTTCTTTTAAGGTTAAGAAAGGAAAGGGAGGATTTTTTAAAAGAATTCAGGTCAAGGGCTTATCCAAAGCCCTTCTATGATTTCTTGGACATAGACAAATCCGCCAAGCTTCTTGAGGATTACTTCCTTACAGACATAAGAAGCTACATTCCACACATAAAAACCCCCATAACCCTTTTACACGGCATGGCTGATAGCGTAGTTCCCTTTAGGGCCAGTCTGGAACTTTACAACTTGTCAAAAAAGGCTAAATTAATAACGTTCCACGGAGGACACTTCCCAAAGGATGAAAGTATTATCCTTGAAGTTCTCAAGAGCATCTAATACATACGAAGATTGGGCTATACCCCAAAGAATAAGCGCAGAGATTCTGAAACAGCTGGACACCATTGAAGGCTCCGTGTTGGATGTGGGTTGTGGCACTGGCTTTAGTAGTGTAGGGTTAAAAAAGGTGGTGGGCATTGACCTATCGTTGAATATGCTGAGGGTGTATAAAAGTAGAGGATTTGTGGGGATATGCGCCGATGCCAATTTTATTCCCTTTAAGTATAAAAGCTTTGACACAGTGATTAGCAATTTTGCTATACATTGGACAGATATAAACGTGGTTTTTAAGGAGATATTCAGGGTTTGCAGAAAAAGGTTTTTGTGTGCAATGCCCGTTAAAGGTAGCTTAAAGGAACTAAACTTTCCATTCTATCCAGCAGAAGAGGTGCTTGAAACTATTCAAAGGCTAGGAGGAAAGCTAAGAAGGGTTGAAAGAAGGAATATAGAAATACCCTTTGAAGGATGGGATCTTGTTAGATTTTTCCATTACACTGGGACCTCTTACAATCCGTCTAACGGTGACCTTCTTAAGTCAAAAAAATCCATTGAAAGAATCCTTTCTTCCATTGACAAACCAAGCTTTTTGGTGTTATTCTTTTCTTGCGAGGTCTGTAAATGAGGAGGATCTACATGGTTTTTATTTCCTTGCTGATTTTAATATACCTGATTGGCATAGAGGGCTGTAAAGCGCAGAAGGTTCAAGGTTCTCAATTTCAAACTGATACCAAAACCGCTACTTATACGCCGGGCATGCTTGTTCAGTTTGAAAAGGAGCTTACAGAACTTGTGGAAAAGGTTTCCCCCTCTGTGGTGGCTATATACTCCACTCAGGAAGTTTCAACCTTTGAAGAAGGATTTCCTTTTTTCTTTCCCATACCTCAGGAAAGAAGGTCTTTGGGTTCAGGAGTTATCATAGCCCTAAAAGGTGACAAGTTTTACATACTCACCAACAACCATGTGGTTCAAGGTGCAAAGAGGATAAGGGTTAAATTTGATCCTCATACAGAAAAAGAAGGGAAGCTGGTGGGAGGAGATCCAAAAACCGACGTAGCAGTGGTTGAGGTAGACGCAAGGGGTGTAGAAAACCCCGCAAACAGGGTGGCAAAGCTTGGAGATTCGGATAAACTAAAGGTTGGTCAGCTGGTAATAGCCATAGGGAATCCTTACGGTTTGGAAAGAACCGTGACCATGGGAGTAATTTCTGCTTTGAAAAGGTCTATTGGTATAACACAGTATGAAAGTTTTATCCAGACAGATGCAGCTATTAATCCTGGCAATTCAGGCGGTCCTCTTATAAACGTCTACGGAGAGGTCATAGGTATAAATACTGCCATAGTGGCTGAGGGACAAGGTTTGGGTTTTGCCATACCCATAAACTTAGCCAAATGGGTAGCAGATCAGATAATAGCCAAGGGTAAGGTAACTAGAGGTTGGTTGGGCGTGGTCATTCAAGAAATAACTCCAGAGATTGCGGAAGCCATTGGGGTGAAGGAGGGAATTTTAGTATCTCAAGTAGCACCCAATAGCCCAGCCTCTACCGCTGGACTAAAAGCTGGAGACATAATCGTAGAAATAGACGGCGAGAAAGTTAGAGACGTTAGAGACCTTCAGTTTAGAATAATGAAAACCCCACCAGGCACGGAAGTGAAGCTGAGCGTTATCAGAGAAGGTAAAACCCAGCTGATTAAGGTCAAAGTTGGTGAAATGCCAGAGGAAGTTAGCTTTACCCAACCAAGGGATCAGGCAAGCGCCATAGGTCTTGCACTAAGGGACCTAACTCCGCAAGAAGTTAGAAGGTTTGATGTAAAAGGAGTATTGGTGGTGGATGTGGTTCAAGGTAGTTTAGCACAAAAGAGTGGTTTGAGAAGGGGCGATATAATTCTTATGGTGAACAATCAACCTGTGGAAAGCGTATCGGACTTTGAAGAGAAAATAGAAAAAGCTAAATCTGAAAAAAGGGACAGAGTCTTACTACTTGTAAGAAGGGGGGGAAATAACTTTTATGTGGTGCTTTATCTGAGGTGAAGGCATGATACCAGATAGCGAACAAGA contains:
- the rpsI gene encoding 30S ribosomal protein S9, which produces MIKQLKDFTISPDNSFYGTGRRKESIARVWLVKNTNKQIVKAKDSQKEFNLKDYVQRETLYYKVLYPLKITGLEGKFGIYATVEGGGISSQAEAIMYGIAKAILKYNPDYRQTLKKVGLLTRDAREKERKKYGLMKARKAYRWSKR
- the rplM gene encoding 50S ribosomal protein L13, with translation MKTYRVRPEDVVRNWWVIDAEGKVLGRLASQIAKILIGKHKPYYQPDVDCGDFVVVVNAEKVRVTGNKLEKKVYNFHTNYPGGHKARTLGWMLENKPEEVVRLAVKRMLPKNKLGHRMLKRLKIVVGQEHPYIAQKPQKLEVEG
- a CDS encoding thioredoxin fold domain-containing protein gives rise to the protein MKVALTVLTLWAIFILSCQSKGNNTSSEVKDLIPKSNYAMLVVESENCIYCKQLDKDLKNNPTLKSAVEGIDVLRLLAESNAKVRYRIDGKEGETTEEELARMLNVRAYPHIIFYDSKGEIVLRIPGYAPPKTLACVVEYVKNELYNKEELNQYLKRENCI
- a CDS encoding DEAD/DEAH box helicase translates to MQTFYLLPESTFKLNPPSGEAVYRKEGETKISSLNLIPAYQVDERIPYTLLNPLQTLFYHTYNFGNAIVSAPTSAGKSLTTYLFFRKFEGRKVYTAPTKALVYEKAVELRRFYQKVDVRTGDKIVESFKDVSAQVVVCTYESLVQAFRNSTKWTKDIQAVVVDEIHQIKKRWVLEELLVYAINKNIALLGLSATMPGVEELSRWIKASLLIKSQWRPVPLERQYHALSEFVGIKGDKDKALGKLWDALWHLSKPDEKVILFVPQKQIGWNLLELANNEKIGIMNQTLPFEKTEEREPEIAFHNADVPKEEREAIEKEFRDGDLRFLIATQTLAYGVNLPADRVLILVKIFKNKKWMCIPDELDILQMEGRVGRLGLKEKGYSHIIIQGGSREMLEDFIQKAFSKGFTTTIQEEKEKSIDALSFFILLGYLYEGANYKRFLEKFYSFKKVSHHMYQQVERFLKHKLYVEKDSITPKGAFCIKNGVPPTRLEEFIRRQELQLPKEATIRPLLYTKRFDTLYDFVKKGESFKEDDYFVRGKVALCGENCFEDNTHQFIFYTEGLTFKYPNLKNPPGEFSYLGTEALHLLRTLWELRKSGFISMNDLDLLSIAHSVKFGVSVDYASLAGVKGIGHIRANLIKRTLHREGLHPPPILEQTSKLLDMVLPLEKLMLEVLIEDRKLQKNKAKEDLKKLIKILENNRRGRLIDDKILLMFGFLNFGEAVLSMRKEEIISRLIYKLF
- the rdgB gene encoding RdgB/HAM1 family non-canonical purine NTP pyrophosphatase, whose protein sequence is MKLLLATQNRGKIEEISRMLRHLNIELIKPEEEIEVEESGKSFMENAYLKALAYFKRYGIPTLADDSGLVVPSLEGYPGIYSSRFYSLDWGGKEEVQNSKDQANIKKLLRLLEGSKDRRAYFKAVICLMLSEEFYIFAEGVCHGEIAESPRGSAGFGYDPIFKPLGYEKTIAELPPEEKDDLSHRGKAIRKLSHFIEKCKHSIFYQRAHSN
- a CDS encoding alpha/beta fold hydrolase, which encodes MHGWGFSSKVFKGLPGINLELPHHGRSNLTSLKLKALAKEMALKIPKGSILIGWSLGGTLALLIAFFYPSKVSHLVLIGSTACFGCLWEKRELRGFLLRLRKEREDFLKEFRSRAYPKPFYDFLDIDKSAKLLEDYFLTDIRSYIPHIKTPITLLHGMADSVVPFRASLELYNLSKKAKLITFHGGHFPKDESIILEVLKSI
- a CDS encoding methyltransferase domain-containing protein, whose translation is MKFSRASNTYEDWAIPQRISAEILKQLDTIEGSVLDVGCGTGFSSVGLKKVVGIDLSLNMLRVYKSRGFVGICADANFIPFKYKSFDTVISNFAIHWTDINVVFKEIFRVCRKRFLCAMPVKGSLKELNFPFYPAEEVLETIQRLGGKLRRVERRNIEIPFEGWDLVRFFHYTGTSYNPSNGDLLKSKKSIERILSSIDKPSFLVLFFSCEVCK
- a CDS encoding Do family serine endopeptidase — protein: MRRIYMVFISLLILIYLIGIEGCKAQKVQGSQFQTDTKTATYTPGMLVQFEKELTELVEKVSPSVVAIYSTQEVSTFEEGFPFFFPIPQERRSLGSGVIIALKGDKFYILTNNHVVQGAKRIRVKFDPHTEKEGKLVGGDPKTDVAVVEVDARGVENPANRVAKLGDSDKLKVGQLVIAIGNPYGLERTVTMGVISALKRSIGITQYESFIQTDAAINPGNSGGPLINVYGEVIGINTAIVAEGQGLGFAIPINLAKWVADQIIAKGKVTRGWLGVVIQEITPEIAEAIGVKEGILVSQVAPNSPASTAGLKAGDIIVEIDGEKVRDVRDLQFRIMKTPPGTEVKLSVIREGKTQLIKVKVGEMPEEVSFTQPRDQASAIGLALRDLTPQEVRRFDVKGVLVVDVVQGSLAQKSGLRRGDIILMVNNQPVESVSDFEEKIEKAKSEKRDRVLLLVRRGGNNFYVVLYLR